A genome region from Jeotgalibacillus aurantiacus includes the following:
- the panC gene encoding pantoate--beta-alanine ligase: MKIIQSADDMQQLSRSLKREGKTIGFVPTMGFLHEGHLQLVQKSVSSCDVTVMSIFVNPLQFGPGEDFERYPRDFKRDSELAEKHGVDYLFYPDVKELYPGELSVQLKAASRVDVLCGASRPGHFDGVVTVLTILFNLVMPDKSFFGQKDAQQVAVVQGLVSSFRIPVDIVPVETVREADGLAKSSRNVYLSPQERKEAPMIYKALTEAKAAYLEHGIDEALQTIKNEISKTSGVIDYAEIWSYPDLHKPVEKTGQIIIAAAVKFEKARLIDNIIFTVEEESSCFGQ; this comes from the coding sequence GTGAAAATTATTCAATCAGCAGACGACATGCAACAGCTCTCGCGTTCATTAAAGCGCGAAGGGAAAACAATCGGCTTCGTTCCGACAATGGGTTTTCTTCATGAAGGTCACTTGCAATTAGTGCAAAAGTCCGTTTCGTCATGTGACGTGACAGTGATGAGTATTTTCGTGAATCCTCTTCAGTTCGGACCGGGTGAAGACTTTGAGCGATATCCGCGGGATTTTAAGCGGGACTCAGAACTCGCAGAGAAGCATGGCGTTGATTACTTGTTTTACCCGGACGTAAAAGAACTTTACCCCGGGGAATTATCAGTGCAGCTAAAAGCAGCAAGCCGCGTTGATGTCCTGTGCGGTGCATCCCGGCCGGGTCACTTTGACGGGGTGGTGACGGTTCTTACGATTCTCTTTAACCTTGTGATGCCGGATAAAAGCTTTTTCGGGCAAAAGGATGCCCAGCAGGTAGCCGTCGTTCAGGGACTTGTATCAAGCTTCCGGATCCCTGTGGACATTGTACCGGTTGAAACGGTTAGAGAAGCAGACGGACTGGCAAAAAGCTCACGTAACGTTTATTTATCTCCACAAGAAAGAAAAGAAGCGCCGATGATTTATAAAGCGCTCACCGAGGCGAAAGCAGCGTATCTCGAGCATGGCATAGATGAAGCGTTACAAACAATCAAAAATGAAATCAGCAAAACATCAGGTGTGATTGATTATGCGGAAATCTGGTCTTATCCGGATCTGCACAAGCCGGTGGAAAAGACCGGTCAGATCATCATTGCAGCGGCTGTAAAGTTTGAGAAAGCACGTTTGATTGATAACATCATATTTACAGTAGAGGAGGAGTCATCATGTTTCGGACAATGA
- the panD gene encoding aspartate 1-decarboxylase, whose protein sequence is MFRTMMSGKIHRARVTEANLNYVGSITIDEDILDAVGMYPNEKVQIVNNNNGARFETYIIKGERGSGVMCVNGAAARLVQEGDVIIVISYMMIQDEAAKLHKPKVAIMNEKNEITEMIDYEPQATVMN, encoded by the coding sequence ATGTTTCGGACAATGATGAGCGGTAAAATCCACAGAGCGCGTGTTACAGAAGCGAATCTAAATTATGTTGGCAGCATTACAATTGATGAGGATATTCTGGATGCAGTTGGTATGTATCCTAATGAAAAAGTTCAAATCGTCAATAATAATAATGGTGCAAGATTTGAAACGTATATTATTAAAGGTGAAAGAGGCAGCGGTGTCATGTGTGTAAATGGTGCTGCAGCAAGACTTGTTCAGGAGGGAGACGTCATTATCGTCATCTCTTATATGATGATCCAGGACGAGGCGGCAAAGCTTCATAAGCCGAAAGTGGCCATTATGAATGAGAAAAACGAAATTACTGAAATGATCGATTACGAGCCTCAGGCAACCGTAATGAATTAA
- the dinG gene encoding ATP-dependent DNA helicase DinG: protein MESKKLAVVDIETTGNSVKKGDRMIQIAIVLIENNQVVETWSSFVNPMQPVPVFITELTGIKNQDVTAAPSFEQIAPEVLSKLEGAVFVAHNIHFDLPFLNGELNLAGFNSWSGLVLDTVELSRVLLPTVGSFKLTDLTADFELDHDRPHQADSDALATAQLFLSLVSKALTMPLVTLERLARESVYLKSDIHVLFNHLIAVKKQKLEDLPAHLEVFRGIAIRKKVRPDRKTDQYGPLDAEPFLKQLLPGYVKRDAQLKMIHHILHSFEQKKHAVIEAGTGIGKTHGLLIPAVIKAREGHRTVITTHTLHQQAQMQDNAIRDIQRLLNGSVQFAVLKGKSNYIHMMKYDQSLQEEDPQYDIVLTKMQILTWLTETETGDGDELNLTGGGLLFWNRISHNGWFLNREEDPWEKHDYFAWSVSLAKEADVIITNHSLLASDQLKDQKLLPDYQYLMIDEAHHLEDVSRKQWGVQLDFMKIKFAIGQLSPSSGDSIYTRLQAAAKKAGVSTAEGEVEFDRLNDEADASFHQLGTWFKTNVKRKPGVQKHMLALDPDVKESRDWLKISYAFERFLAEMKNWRNMLETMLDQLRKNRSKLTDKHKADVEEAYAFLQEWHEMIEMIRNLFIRSSDHLVIWAEGDMRSIPGSLTMSAREIDISRKIKSAFFKDEMPAAAVSATITVNNSFQYFMNATGLTHSSADCLALSSPFDYQKQVRLMVPGDLPDIKAVSPEEYVEWITSHLSVIAEATAGRMLILFTSHEMLRNTYELIKESNLMEDFVLIAQGITAGSRAKLSKNFQKFDKAILFGTSSFWEGLDIPGENLSCLIMVRLPFSPPDEPLLRTQWEIAKANNRNPFSEISLPKAVLRFRQGFGRLIRHEQDRGVFIVFDRRIITASYGRAFTDSIPSIDVEERNLDSIIEEIEHWL, encoded by the coding sequence ATGGAATCAAAAAAATTAGCGGTGGTTGATATCGAAACGACCGGCAATTCGGTTAAAAAAGGAGACCGTATGATCCAGATTGCGATCGTCCTGATTGAAAATAATCAGGTAGTGGAAACCTGGTCATCCTTCGTCAATCCGATGCAGCCTGTTCCGGTTTTCATCACGGAGCTGACGGGGATTAAAAATCAGGATGTTACAGCAGCTCCTTCATTTGAACAAATCGCTCCCGAGGTTTTATCAAAACTGGAGGGAGCTGTTTTTGTTGCCCATAATATTCATTTCGATCTCCCGTTTTTAAATGGGGAACTGAATCTTGCAGGGTTTAACAGCTGGTCCGGTCTCGTACTGGATACTGTTGAGCTCTCAAGAGTGCTGTTGCCTACCGTCGGGAGTTTTAAGCTGACGGACCTGACAGCTGATTTCGAGCTGGATCATGACCGGCCCCATCAGGCTGACAGCGACGCTCTTGCTACCGCACAGCTGTTTTTATCTCTCGTATCAAAAGCTCTTACAATGCCGTTAGTCACACTCGAGCGGCTGGCAAGGGAGTCCGTTTACTTAAAAAGTGATATCCATGTGTTGTTTAATCACCTGATTGCTGTGAAAAAACAAAAACTTGAGGATCTGCCCGCGCATTTGGAAGTGTTCAGAGGGATTGCGATCCGGAAAAAAGTCAGACCTGATCGTAAAACGGATCAATACGGTCCACTTGATGCGGAGCCCTTCCTGAAACAGCTGCTTCCCGGCTATGTAAAACGCGATGCCCAATTAAAGATGATTCATCATATTCTGCATTCATTTGAGCAAAAAAAGCATGCTGTCATTGAGGCAGGAACAGGAATCGGTAAGACGCATGGTCTGTTGATTCCTGCGGTGATAAAAGCCAGAGAGGGTCACCGAACAGTGATCACGACCCATACGCTTCATCAACAGGCACAGATGCAGGACAATGCAATCAGAGACATTCAGCGTTTACTGAACGGATCTGTTCAATTTGCTGTGTTAAAAGGCAAGAGCAATTATATACATATGATGAAATATGATCAGTCCTTGCAGGAGGAAGATCCTCAATATGACATCGTCCTGACCAAGATGCAGATTCTGACCTGGCTCACTGAGACCGAAACCGGAGACGGGGATGAATTAAACCTGACCGGGGGAGGTTTACTGTTTTGGAACCGTATTTCCCATAATGGCTGGTTTCTGAACCGGGAGGAAGACCCGTGGGAGAAACATGATTATTTCGCCTGGTCTGTATCTCTTGCAAAAGAGGCTGATGTAATCATTACGAATCATTCCCTGCTTGCGTCTGACCAGCTGAAGGATCAGAAGCTCCTGCCTGACTATCAATATCTGATGATTGATGAAGCTCATCATCTCGAGGATGTCAGCAGAAAGCAGTGGGGTGTTCAGCTGGACTTTATGAAAATTAAATTTGCCATCGGTCAGCTGTCACCATCATCTGGAGACAGCATTTACACGAGACTGCAGGCAGCGGCAAAGAAGGCAGGCGTGTCCACTGCAGAAGGCGAAGTGGAATTTGACAGGCTGAATGACGAGGCGGATGCTTCCTTTCATCAGCTTGGAACCTGGTTTAAGACAAACGTTAAGCGGAAGCCGGGCGTCCAGAAGCATATGCTTGCGCTTGATCCGGATGTAAAAGAATCCAGGGACTGGTTGAAGATATCATATGCCTTTGAACGTTTTCTCGCTGAAATGAAGAATTGGCGAAACATGCTTGAGACGATGCTTGATCAGTTGCGTAAAAACCGTTCGAAATTAACGGATAAACATAAGGCGGATGTTGAAGAAGCCTATGCGTTTTTGCAGGAATGGCATGAGATGATTGAGATGATCCGCAATTTGTTTATACGCTCGTCAGATCATCTTGTGATTTGGGCAGAAGGCGATATGCGATCTATTCCAGGCAGCCTGACCATGTCAGCGAGGGAAATTGACATCAGCAGGAAAATAAAATCAGCATTTTTCAAAGACGAAATGCCTGCTGCAGCAGTCAGTGCGACGATAACAGTCAATAATAGCTTTCAGTATTTTATGAATGCAACCGGTCTGACGCATTCCTCTGCTGACTGTTTAGCGCTTTCTTCACCTTTTGATTATCAGAAACAGGTCAGACTGATGGTACCGGGGGATTTGCCTGATATCAAGGCTGTTTCCCCTGAGGAATATGTTGAATGGATTACGAGTCATCTTTCTGTTATTGCGGAAGCAACAGCCGGCAGAATGCTCATATTATTCACATCTCATGAAATGCTGAGAAACACTTATGAACTCATAAAAGAAAGTAATTTGATGGAGGACTTTGTTCTGATCGCACAGGGGATAACAGCAGGCAGCAGGGCAAAGCTCTCAAAAAACTTTCAGAAATTTGATAAGGCGATCCTCTTCGGGACTTCGAGCTTCTGGGAAGGGCTCGATATTCCGGGGGAAAACCTGTCATGTCTGATTATGGTCAGACTGCCGTTTTCTCCACCTGATGAGCCGTTACTACGTACGCAA